A segment of the uncultured Desulfobulbus sp. genome:
CTTTTTCTCAATTTTTCAGGCAATTCCGCCAAGGCCCCTGTATTCACAGGGTTCACTTATCGTCTTTGAGGAGCGGATGCCCCATCTCGGCTCGCTGTTCAACGTAGCGCTGGGCTACCTGCCGAGCAATTTGACGAATTCTTCCTATGTAGCGGGTCCGCTCGGCCACTGAAATTGCCTTACGCGCATCCAGCAGGTTAAAGGTGTGCGAACACTTGAGGCAATAATCGTAGCCAGGGAGAATAAGTCCCTTCTCCACCAGCTTCAACGCTTCACGCTCATAGTTGTCAAAGGCCTCGGTCAGGTCGCCCACATTGGCCTCTTCAAAGTTAAAGGCCGAGAACTCTTTTTCCGCCTGATGAAAGATCTCCCCATAGGTAACATGCTCGTTCCAAGCTATGTCGTAGACCGAGTCCACTTTCTGCAGGTACATGGCGATACGCTCAAGCCCGTAGGTGATCTCAACGGTGATCGGTTTGAGATCGACGGATCCCGCCTGCTGAAAGTAAGTGAACTGGGTGATCTCCATGCCATCGAGCCAGACCTCCCAGCCAAGGCCCCAGGCCCCCAGCGTGGGAGATTCCCAGTCGTCCTCGACAAAGCGGATATCATGCTCCAGGAGATTGAGGCCGAAACGTTCCAGGCTCTCCAGATACATTGCCTGCACATCTTTGGGTGAGGGTTTAATCACCACCTGGTACTGATAGTAATGTTGCAGACGGTTGGGATTTTCACCATAGCGCCCGTCGGTGGGACGGCGTGAAGGCTGGACATAGGCCGCTTTCCACGGCTCAGGGCCCAATGCACGCAGCAGGGTCGCGGGATGAAAGGTGCCGGCACCGACTTCCATATCATAGGGTTGCATGACAACACACCCTGCGGATGCCCAATAGCTGTTCAAAGTGGCAATGATGTCCTGAAAATACATGGCGAAATCTTTGAGGTATTGAGAGTTGCTTGAACACCGCGCTCCCAGCGACTGCAATCAGCTCTTGAGAAGGCTGCGCATAGCTGGGCAAGAGGCAATTATTCAAGGCTCCCTTGATTGTTAACAGATAGTGGCTACAAGTATGCGGCAATCTACCATAGGCGCAAGCCATGGTAAACGAAATTCCTGAATCCATGACGGCGGGTGGGCACTGAACACGCATCTTTTTAATGCCACGAAGTTTATAAACAAATTCATGTATTGTTCAGTTTCACCCGCCGCCCTTAAGGCCCTTCAGCAGCGCGCCACCTTCATTGCCCGCAACCTACCGATAAAGTTTACTTTAATCGGCAGGTTGCTGACAACAAAACTGACGCACTGCTGAACGCTCACGGATTCAGGAAAATTGTCCATAAGGGCGTTCAAGTTGCTGGCTCAGGGTATCTGGGGCTTACATTGTCAATGCTTGGCGCCGCTGAAAAATAAAGAGGCGTGCACCTTCCACGCCTGCGCACACGTCAGTACACTCCATGGAACCGCAACACCTTCGCATTCGCGGCGCGCGCATGCACAACCTGAAAAATATTTCAGTGGACCTGCCGCGCAACAAACTGATTGTTTTCACAGGTCTCTCCGGCTCCGGCAAGTCCACCCTCGCCTTTGACACCCTCTATGCCGAGGGGCAGCGTCGCTACGTCGAGTCACTCTCCACCTATGCCCGTCAGTTTCTGGGACAGATGAATAAACCCGACGTCGACCTCCTGGAAGGTCTCTCACCTGCGGTCTCCATCGAGCAGAAAACCACCAGCCGCAACCCCCGTTCCACAGTGGGCACGGTCACCGAAATCTACGATCACCTGCGCCTGCTTTTTGCCCGCGCTGGCCAGCCCCATTGCCCGGAATGCGGCCAGCCCATTCGCTCCCAGTCGATTCACGATATGATCGAGACGATTCTCGCTCGCCCCGAGGGAGAGAAAATGATCCTGCTGGCCCCCCTGGTCACACAGAAAAAGGGGCAGCACGAGCAGGTTTTTCAACGGTTACGCAAGGAAGGTTTCGTCCGCGTTCGGGTGGACGGCGAGGTTCGCCAACTCAGCGAGGAGATCAGCCTAGAGAAGAACAAGCACCATTTCATCGAGGCAGTGGTCGACCGCCTGGTGATCAAACCCTCCATCCGCAGACGGCTCGATGAATCGGTCTCAACTGCGGTAGCGCTCGGCGGTGGCACCATGCTGGCCCACTTCCCTGACAGCGGTGAAGAGGTCCTTTTCAGTGAGTCCGCCGCCTGTCACCAGTGCGGCATCTCCCTGCCTGAACTCTCGACCCAGCTGTTTTCTTTTAACAACCCGCAAGGAGCCTGTCCGGTCTGCAGTGGCCTGGGCATCAACCAGTTCATTGACGAGGAGCTGATCGTCCCTGATGATTCACTCTCCTTACTTGAGGGAGCCATTGTCCCCTGGACCCGGCGTCGGCTCTCCACCCAGGCAGATAATTGGATCGAGGCCTTTGCTCGCCACTATCGCTTTGACCCGGCCACTCCTTTTGCCGACCTCCCGGCTAAGGTCAAGAAAGGACTGCTTCACGGAACCGGCAAAACCAAGCTGGAGTTCATCCATACCCGGGGCAAACGAAGTCTGGTTTCCAACCTGGCCTTTGAAGGGGTCGTGCCACGGCTCAATCGTCTCTTTCGTGAGACCAGTTCTTCGCGCATGCGCGAGGAGATCGAAGGGTTCATGACGGAACAGGGCTGCCCGGCCTGCCACGGAGCCCGGCTCAAACCCGAGGCCCTGGCTGTGCGCGTGGGGCAATGGTCAATTATTGACCTCTGCCGCATGGCCATTGAGCAGTTAATCAGCGAGATGGAGACGATCAGCTTTGAAAAACGCCAGGGGATTATTGCCGCCCCCATTCTCAAAGAAATCCGCGAACGGCTCTTTTTTCTCCATGGCGTTGGCCTGGGCTACCTTTCCCTGGACCGCCGCGCCGGAACGCTTTCCGGTGGAGAGGCCCAGCGCATCCGACTGGCCTCACAAATCGGTTCGGGCCTGGCGGGTGTTCTCTATATTCTCGATGAACCCTCCATCGGCCTGCATCAACGTGATAACAACAAGCTGATCAAGACCCTGATCACCCTGCGTGATCTCGGCAATACAGTCATCGTGGTCGAGCACGACTCTGATACCATTGCCAGCGCCGACCATGTGCTTGATATCGGCCCAGGGGCTGGCGTGCATGGTGGCGAGATTCTTTACTCCGGACCAGTCCCAGGTCTGCTGGATTGTGAGGAATCGCAAACCGGCGGCTATCTCTCCGGGCGGCTCAAGATCGAGGTGCCCCAAAAACGCCGTCCCCAACAGATCAAAATAGGCCGCTGCATCGAGGTGGTCGGAGCGACCATCAACAACCTACAGAATCTGAGGGTTCAGTTTCCTTTGGGCGTCATGACCTGCGTCACCGGTGTTTCTGGCTCTGGAAAGAGTTCGCTGGTCATCGAGACCCTATTCAATGAGGCCCAACGTTCCTTCACCGACCGCAAAGGCTACCTGCGTGGACCTCAGTTGCTCAAAGGCCTAGACCTGCTCGACAAGGTGATTGATATCGACCAGAGCCCCATCGGTCGTACGCCGCGCTCCAATCCGGCGACGTATACCGGTGTGATGACACCGATTCGCGAGTTGCTGGCCCGTCTGCCCGAATCCCGGGCCAGGGGCTACCAGCCCGGACGTTTCAGCTTCAACCTCAAGGGCGGCCGTTGCGAGACCTGCGAGGGAGATGGAGTGCTCCGCATTGCCATGCATTTTCTCCCAGATATCTACGTCACCTGTGAACGCTGCCAGGGGAAACGCTACAACGAGGAAACCCTGGAAATTGAGTACAAGGGCAAAAACATTGCCGATATTCTCCAGATGACCGTGGAAGAGGCCCTGGACTTCTTCCAAAACGTCCCCCCCATTGCCGGACGACTCCAGACTATTGTCGATGTAGGTTTAGGCTATCTCAGCCTGGGACAGAGCTCCGTAACCCTCTCCGGCGGTGAGGCTCAGCGGGTCAAACTTGCCAAAGAGTTGAGCCGACGCTCCACCGGCAAGACCCTCTATATTCTCGATGAACCCACCACCGGCCTCCACCCGGCAGATATTCAGCACCTGTTGCAGGTGCTCAGTCGCCTGGTGGACAGTGGCAATACGGTGGTGGTGATCGAACACAACCTGGATGTGATCAAGACTGCAGACTGGGTCATCGATATTGGACCTGAGGGTGGCAGCGGCGGTGGCCAGGTCATTGCTGCGGGTACTCCAGAGGACATTGCCAAGGAATCCAAATCTTACACCGGCATGTTTCTTAAGCAGTTTTTAAACGGAACCTCGTGAATCCATGATGGGAGTGAATGATTTGCGCCAGCATGCGGCTGAGAGAAAAGCAATAATTCAAGACTTCTTTGAACGCGATTTTTCCTTGTCCTGTGCTGGCTGAGCCGTTACTCTTGCCACGCAAGAAAAAATCTATGTGCGTTCTCTTTACGCATCCTTCCTCGACGAATACAAACAGTAACCCCGCTGGCAACAATCCTTTGCCAGCTTTCATTGACTACGACAACAAGGACTCAACATGGCAGACCAGACCGAGCAACAGAATATCCCGATTTTTCGTATGCAGAAGATGTACATCAAGGACTTCTCTTTTGAGAGCCCTGGGGCTCCCAAGGTATTCCTGAATAAAGGTCAAAACCCCAAAGTAGACTTCAATCTTCAGCTGAAAAACCAAAAGCTCGATGATGATCACAGCGAAGTTTCCATTGCTATTACTGCCAAAGTTCTGGATAACAACAACGAGGATCAGGTAATGTTCATCGTTGAAATCGAGCACGCAGCTGTCTTCATGATGAAAAACATTCCAGAAGAACATCACGAGCGCGTATTGTCTGTAGACTGCCCGTTGATGCTGTTTCCCTTCACCCGCCAGATCGTCTGTCAGGCAGCTGTTGACGGTGGTTTCATGCCGTTTCTGATGGAGCCGATCAACTTCGTTGCCCTCTACGACAACGCCAAGAATCAGAAGCAGGACGCCTGATAGTCTCCTTCCAGGTAAGGTTGAACAGTATAAAAAAAGCGGTGCCCAGGTTCAACAACCTGAGCGCCGCTTTTCTCTTTACAGAAAGAAGAAAACATCCCTCCCTAAGTTTCAGAGACTTCTATTCCACCTTTCGAAAAATCAGACAGGCATTGGTCCCACCAAAGCCGTAGCTGTTACTCATCACCGTGGTGAGCCCTGCATCACGATTCTCTGTAACGATATGCATACCTTCAGCTTCGGGATCCATCTCTTCGATGTTGGACGTACCGGCAATGAAGTTGTGGTTGAGCATCAACAGACTGTAGATGGCCTCATGGACCCCGGCGGCTCCCAGGCTATGACCGGAGAGGGACTTGGTGGAGCTAATGGGAGGATTGGCCTCGCCAAAAACCTCACGGATGGCCCGCAACTCGACCAGATCACCAATGGGTGTGGAGGTGCCGTGGGCATTAATGTAATCGATCTTGTCTCCTGCTGTGGCAAGTGCCATCTGAATACAGCGCACCGCCCCCTCACCTGAAGGCTGAACCATCTCGGCACCATCGGCAGTGGCACCATAGCCGACCACCTCGCCATAGATTGTTGCCCCACGCTTTTTCGCCCGCTCATACTCCTCAAGCACGACAATACCGCCGCCATTGGCCACGACAAAACCATCACGGTTGCGATCATAGGGGCGAGACGCTCGCTCCGGGGTCTTGTTATACTTGGTGGAGAGAGCACCCATGGAGTCAAACATGGCGGTCTGGGTCCAGTGCTCCTCGTCTGAGCCACCAGCAAAGACAATATCCTGTTTTCCCAGCTGGATCTGCTCCATGGCCGCACCGATACAGTGCGAGCCAGTGGCACAGGCTGAGGAGATGGAGTAGCAGACACCTTTGATCCCGTGGGTGGAGGTGAGGCAGGCGGAAACCGTGCTCGACATGGTTCGTGGTACCATGAAGGGACTCAGCCGCTTGAGCCCTTTTTTTCGCATGACATCAGCCGTGGCAACCACATTTTCCGCCGAGGTCCCCCCTGAACCAATAATCAGCCCGGTCCGAGGAGTTGACACTTCATGCACCTTTAATCCGGCATCGACCACCGCCTGAGAAAGGGCTATGGAGGCGTAGGCTGCTGCATTCCCCATGAAACGCAGGTTTTTCTTGTCCAAATGATCTTTAATGTCAATCCGGGTAAAACTGCCGATCTGAGCACGCAGGCCAATCTCCTGATAGTACTCGTGAAAACGAGCCCCTGAACGCCCTTCCTGCAGGGACTGCAACACCTCAGAGGTGCTATCTCCCAGCGGCGAGACAATACCCATCCCTGTAATAACTACTCGTCGCATTGGCTCGGTTCCTTACTCGTCTCGATGAATGGCCAGGGGACCGCAGCTTTGGCAGACCGGCATGACCTCTACAGTGTTTATGTTTACGTGCGGTGGCACACTGGTCACCCAATGGACAATCTCAGCGATATCCACAGGCCTGAGCGGTTCGGTGCCCTTATAAACCGCGTCCGCCTTCTGCTGGTCGCCATGAAAACGAACCACGGAGAACTCACTCTCGGCCAGACCGGGCTCGATATTGGTCACCCGGACCTTGGTATGATTCAGGTCAGTCAACAGGTTCCGGGAAAACTGTTTAACAAAGGCCTTCGTCGCACCATAGACGTTACCGCCTGGATAGGGGTAGTTTCCGGCGACAGAACCCATATTGATGATATGCCCCTGATTGCGCTCGACCATATGCGGCAGAACGCAGCGGGTCAGGTAGCAGAGCCCTTTGACATTGGTATCGATCATGGTCTCCCAGTCGGCAATATCGGTTTTGTCCGCCCCTGCCAGCCCAAGGGCCAGCCCGGCATTATTGACCAGAACATCTATATCTTGAAAAGCTTCAGGCAGGTCAGCCACCATGGCTTCAACCGCCTTGAAATCACGCACGTCAAGCTCAGCTATATGGACCGGCACCGTTGCACCCAACTTCTGCTGCAACGCCTGCAAACGGTCGGTTCTTCGGCCGGTGAGAATCATTTGCCAGCCTTCAGCGGCAAAACGTTCGGCGCAGGCCAGACCAAATCCGGAGGTAGCTCCGGTAATACAAATAGTTTTCTGCATAGTTCTCTCCTTATAGTCACCTAAAGGAAACAGGTTTCCCTATAAATAACAACAAATTTCCAGGATGACCTGGAATTCGTCATGGTTGTGCTTATAGTCGTTTCATTGCGAATACATCCTGTTAATTTACCAACAGACACGTCCCATGGAGAACAAGAATGATGAAGAAAAAGATGCTCAAAGCCCTGAACGAACAGATCAATGCAGAAATGTTTTCATCCTACCTCTACCTGTCAATGGAATCCTATTTTCAGTCCATTAGCCTCACCGGTTTCGCAGCCTGGATGCGGGCGCAGGTTCAGGAAGAGATGATGCATGCCATGAAATTTTATGACTTCGTCAATGAGCGTGGTGGCAAGGTTATCCTTGAGGCCATTGACAAACCCGAATCCACCTGGGATTCGCCCCTGGCGGCCTTTGAGGCAATTCAAAAACACGAAGAGCATGTAACCAGCCTCATCAACGACTTGGTTGACCTGGCGATCAGCGAGAAAGACCACGCCACCAACAATTTCCTCCAGTGGTTTGTTTCTGAGCAGGTGGAAGAAGAAGCCTCGGTCGGTGAGGTTGTCGAGAAACTGAAACTGATCAAGGACAACCCCTCTGGATTGTTTATGATGGATGCGGAACTGGGGAAACGCGTATTCACCATGCCCGCTGCGACTGAATAAGAACACTCTTCTCTGATTATCGTGAGTAGCCGCACAACGAAAAAAAAGGTCCTGGCCCTGTTTCAAGGTCAGGACCTTGACCAGATTCTGACAGAGCTGGACCGCATGCCAGCGAAAGATGCCGTCAATGCCTTGTTTTCTCTGATCTGCCGTGATGAGCTTTCCCTGCGCTGGCGGGCTATCACCTGCATGGGAGCTCAGGTCGCACGCCTGGCCGAGGAGAATATAGAGGAGGCCCGTATAATGATGCGCCGCTTTCTCTGGAGCCTGAATGACGAGTCCGGTGGTATTGGCTGGGGGGCTCCTGAGTCCATGGCAGAGGTCATGTGCAATCACCCAGCGCTGGCAGAAGAATATGTACACATGCTCATATCCTACATGCGGGAAGATGGCGACGAACCGCATCAGGATGGGAACTATATAGAGCATCCACTGCTCCAGCGCGGCTTGCTCTGGGCTGTGGCTCGACTGGCGGAATATAAACCGGAGCTCCTCTTAACGCGAGGTGCGGACACAGATGTG
Coding sequences within it:
- a CDS encoding DVU0298 family protein, with the protein product MSSRTTKKKVLALFQGQDLDQILTELDRMPAKDAVNALFSLICRDELSLRWRAITCMGAQVARLAEENIEEARIMMRRFLWSLNDESGGIGWGAPESMAEVMCNHPALAEEYVHMLISYMREDGDEPHQDGNYIEHPLLQRGLLWAVARLAEYKPELLLTRGADTDVLPYLESSDAEVRGLAALACGRLKIAEAKDGLHLLCQETTTIPLYHEGTLTQVSLNELAQEALEAIG
- the secB gene encoding protein-export chaperone SecB gives rise to the protein MADQTEQQNIPIFRMQKMYIKDFSFESPGAPKVFLNKGQNPKVDFNLQLKNQKLDDDHSEVSIAITAKVLDNNNEDQVMFIVEIEHAAVFMMKNIPEEHHERVLSVDCPLMLFPFTRQIVCQAAVDGGFMPFLMEPINFVALYDNAKNQKQDA
- a CDS encoding SDR family oxidoreductase, giving the protein MQKTICITGATSGFGLACAERFAAEGWQMILTGRRTDRLQALQQKLGATVPVHIAELDVRDFKAVEAMVADLPEAFQDIDVLVNNAGLALGLAGADKTDIADWETMIDTNVKGLCYLTRCVLPHMVERNQGHIINMGSVAGNYPYPGGNVYGATKAFVKQFSRNLLTDLNHTKVRVTNIEPGLAESEFSVVRFHGDQQKADAVYKGTEPLRPVDIAEIVHWVTSVPPHVNINTVEVMPVCQSCGPLAIHRDE
- the uvrA gene encoding excinuclease ABC subunit UvrA, with protein sequence MEPQHLRIRGARMHNLKNISVDLPRNKLIVFTGLSGSGKSTLAFDTLYAEGQRRYVESLSTYARQFLGQMNKPDVDLLEGLSPAVSIEQKTTSRNPRSTVGTVTEIYDHLRLLFARAGQPHCPECGQPIRSQSIHDMIETILARPEGEKMILLAPLVTQKKGQHEQVFQRLRKEGFVRVRVDGEVRQLSEEISLEKNKHHFIEAVVDRLVIKPSIRRRLDESVSTAVALGGGTMLAHFPDSGEEVLFSESAACHQCGISLPELSTQLFSFNNPQGACPVCSGLGINQFIDEELIVPDDSLSLLEGAIVPWTRRRLSTQADNWIEAFARHYRFDPATPFADLPAKVKKGLLHGTGKTKLEFIHTRGKRSLVSNLAFEGVVPRLNRLFRETSSSRMREEIEGFMTEQGCPACHGARLKPEALAVRVGQWSIIDLCRMAIEQLISEMETISFEKRQGIIAAPILKEIRERLFFLHGVGLGYLSLDRRAGTLSGGEAQRIRLASQIGSGLAGVLYILDEPSIGLHQRDNNKLIKTLITLRDLGNTVIVVEHDSDTIASADHVLDIGPGAGVHGGEILYSGPVPGLLDCEESQTGGYLSGRLKIEVPQKRRPQQIKIGRCIEVVGATINNLQNLRVQFPLGVMTCVTGVSGSGKSSLVIETLFNEAQRSFTDRKGYLRGPQLLKGLDLLDKVIDIDQSPIGRTPRSNPATYTGVMTPIRELLARLPESRARGYQPGRFSFNLKGGRCETCEGDGVLRIAMHFLPDIYVTCERCQGKRYNEETLEIEYKGKNIADILQMTVEEALDFFQNVPPIAGRLQTIVDVGLGYLSLGQSSVTLSGGEAQRVKLAKELSRRSTGKTLYILDEPTTGLHPADIQHLLQVLSRLVDSGNTVVVIEHNLDVIKTADWVIDIGPEGGSGGGQVIAAGTPEDIAKESKSYTGMFLKQFLNGTS
- a CDS encoding ferritin, coding for MMKKKMLKALNEQINAEMFSSYLYLSMESYFQSISLTGFAAWMRAQVQEEMMHAMKFYDFVNERGGKVILEAIDKPESTWDSPLAAFEAIQKHEEHVTSLINDLVDLAISEKDHATNNFLQWFVSEQVEEEASVGEVVEKLKLIKDNPSGLFMMDAELGKRVFTMPAATE
- the fabB gene encoding beta-ketoacyl-ACP synthase I, with amino-acid sequence MRRVVITGMGIVSPLGDSTSEVLQSLQEGRSGARFHEYYQEIGLRAQIGSFTRIDIKDHLDKKNLRFMGNAAAYASIALSQAVVDAGLKVHEVSTPRTGLIIGSGGTSAENVVATADVMRKKGLKRLSPFMVPRTMSSTVSACLTSTHGIKGVCYSISSACATGSHCIGAAMEQIQLGKQDIVFAGGSDEEHWTQTAMFDSMGALSTKYNKTPERASRPYDRNRDGFVVANGGGIVVLEEYERAKKRGATIYGEVVGYGATADGAEMVQPSGEGAVRCIQMALATAGDKIDYINAHGTSTPIGDLVELRAIREVFGEANPPISSTKSLSGHSLGAAGVHEAIYSLLMLNHNFIAGTSNIEEMDPEAEGMHIVTENRDAGLTTVMSNSYGFGGTNACLIFRKVE
- the glyQ gene encoding glycine--tRNA ligase subunit alpha — protein: MYFQDIIATLNSYWASAGCVVMQPYDMEVGAGTFHPATLLRALGPEPWKAAYVQPSRRPTDGRYGENPNRLQHYYQYQVVIKPSPKDVQAMYLESLERFGLNLLEHDIRFVEDDWESPTLGAWGLGWEVWLDGMEITQFTYFQQAGSVDLKPITVEITYGLERIAMYLQKVDSVYDIAWNEHVTYGEIFHQAEKEFSAFNFEEANVGDLTEAFDNYEREALKLVEKGLILPGYDYCLKCSHTFNLLDARKAISVAERTRYIGRIRQIARQVAQRYVEQRAEMGHPLLKDDK